Proteins from one Emys orbicularis isolate rEmyOrb1 chromosome 2, rEmyOrb1.hap1, whole genome shotgun sequence genomic window:
- the PRNP gene encoding major prion protein homolog: protein MGRYRITCWIVILFVVMWSDVSLSKKGKGKGGGGGNTGSNRNPNYPSNPGYPQNPGYPRNPSYPHNPAYPPNPAYPPNPGYPHNPSYPRNPSYPQNPGYPGGGGQHYNPAGGGTNFKNQKPWKPDKPKTNMKAMAGAAVAGAVVGGLGGYALGSAMSGMHMNFDRPDERQWWSENSNRYPNQVYYKEYNDRSVPEGRFVRDCVNITVTEYKIDPNENQNVTQVEARVMKHVIQEMCMQQYQQYQLSSGVKLLSDPSLMLIIMLVIFFVMH from the coding sequence ATGGGGAGGTACCGGATAACCTGCTGGATAGTCATCCTTTTTGTTGTGATGTGGAGCGATGTTTCCCTTTCCAAAAAAGGAAAGGGTAAAGGTGGAGGCGGTGGGAACACAGGAAGCAACCGCAATCCCAACTATCCCAGCAACCCCGGCTACCCCCAAAATCCTGGCTATCCCAGAAACCCTAGCTACCCCCATAATCCTGCCTACCCCCCCAATCCTGCCTATCCCCCTAATCCCGGCTACCCCCACAATCCCAGCTACCCCAGGAACCCTAGCTACCCCCAGAATCCCGGCTACCCTGGTGGTGGTGGGCAGCACTACAACCCAGCTGGTGGCGGAACAAACTTCAAAAACCAGAAGCCCTGGAAGCCTGATAAACCCAAAACCAATATGAAAGCcatggcaggagcagcagtggcaggCGCCGTGGTGGGTGGCCTAGGTGGCTATGCCCTGGGAAGTGCAATGTCAGGAATGCACATGAATTTTGACCGTCCTGACGAGCGCCAGTGGTGGAGCGAAAACTCCAATCGCTATCCCAACCAAGTGTACTACAAGGAATACAATGACCGCTCCGTTCCAGAGGGAAGGTTTGTGCGGGACTGTGTGAATATCACAGTGACCGAATACAAAATTGATCCCAATGAAAATCAAAATGTGACCCAGGTAGAAGCCAGAGTCATGAAGCACGTGATCCAGGAGATGTGCATGCAGCAATATCAGCAATACCAGCTGTCCTCTGGTGTCAAACTACTCTCTGACCCCTCGCTCATGTTGATTATCATGCTTGTCATTTTTTTTGTAATGCATTAA